A stretch of Gemmatimonadota bacterium DNA encodes these proteins:
- a CDS encoding DUF512 domain-containing protein, with amino-acid sequence MVRVAEIEVGSPAEGLGLEIGSRIVRINGERVRDNIDLTYLLADSELAIESESPGGLLSLHEVVREAGRSFGIVPQPDTVRECANECVFCFIDGNPTDARGSLSLRDDDFRLSFTYGSYVTLTNVGPKGLSRLVEQGISPLYVSVHATEPKVRERLLVNRRAGLIMNQLRELADGGVDVHAQVVLCPGWNDGRHLERTVEDLWGLGESVLSLSVVPVGLTRYNLNRPVRLLTPAEAGAAIDRVSVARESAIRERGFGWCYAADELFLIAGRGVPEAAYYDDWPLEENGVGALRLFLDDFDRMRALPQLGGGRLRLVTGKSMAPFLRGCAPVLARSTSAEVEVVEVANRYFGETVTIAGLLGGRDILEALGAGEGCGDVTRTGAVRDREIVVLPADSLNAADRFIDDLPLEEFIARLGAAEVRRGRLLSSALAAN; translated from the coding sequence ATGGTCAGAGTTGCAGAGATAGAGGTTGGCAGCCCCGCCGAAGGCCTGGGGCTCGAGATCGGCTCCCGCATAGTGCGGATCAACGGCGAGCGCGTCCGTGACAACATCGACCTGACCTACCTACTCGCCGACTCCGAACTTGCGATCGAGAGCGAGTCGCCTGGTGGCCTGCTCTCGCTTCACGAGGTCGTGCGCGAGGCCGGAAGATCCTTCGGCATAGTGCCGCAACCCGACACGGTGCGCGAGTGCGCGAACGAATGCGTATTCTGTTTCATCGACGGAAATCCGACGGACGCGAGGGGCTCTCTTTCCCTGAGGGATGACGACTTTCGGCTCTCGTTCACTTACGGATCGTACGTGACCCTTACGAACGTAGGCCCGAAGGGGCTGAGTCGCCTGGTGGAGCAGGGTATCTCCCCGCTCTACGTGAGCGTACACGCGACCGAGCCCAAGGTGCGCGAGAGGCTTCTGGTGAATCGACGCGCCGGGCTCATCATGAACCAGCTTCGGGAGCTCGCCGACGGGGGAGTTGACGTGCACGCCCAGGTCGTCCTCTGCCCGGGCTGGAACGACGGCCGTCACCTGGAGCGCACGGTCGAGGACCTCTGGGGCCTCGGGGAGTCGGTCCTCTCGCTCTCCGTGGTGCCGGTGGGGCTCACGCGCTACAATCTGAACAGGCCGGTGCGGCTGCTCACGCCTGCGGAGGCGGGGGCGGCGATCGACCGGGTCTCAGTTGCGAGGGAGAGCGCCATCCGCGAGCGCGGCTTCGGCTGGTGCTACGCTGCGGACGAGCTCTTTCTCATCGCCGGAAGGGGCGTCCCGGAAGCGGCCTACTACGACGACTGGCCTTTGGAAGAGAACGGCGTCGGCGCGCTCCGCCTCTTTCTAGATGACTTCGACCGCATGCGCGCCCTTCCGCAGCTTGGCGGCGGGCGGCTTCGGCTCGTGACCGGCAAGTCGATGGCGCCGTTTCTGCGGGGATGCGCTCCCGTACTGGCTCGCTCGACCTCGGCGGAGGTCGAGGTGGTCGAGGTCGCCAATCGCTACTTCGGCGAGACCGTGACCATAGCCGGGCTTCTGGGAGGGCGCGACATCCTCGAGGCTCTCGGTGCCGGCGAAGGCTGCGGGGACGTTACGCGAACCGGCGCCGTGCGGGACCGCGAGATCGTCGTCCTGCCCGCCGATTCGCTCAACGCCGCCGATCGTTTCATCGACGATCTGCCGCTCGAGGAGTTCATCGCCCGACTCGGTGCGGCGGAGGTCCGGCGGGGCAGGCTGCTCTCTTCGGCGCTGGCGGCAAACTGA